One Candidatus Atribacteria bacterium ADurb.Bin276 DNA window includes the following coding sequences:
- the omp-alpha gene encoding Outer membrane protein alpha precursor, protein MKKLLIALVLVLALAIPALANPFVDVPLNHWAYDAVQTLAAKGCVIGYPDGTFGGNRALTRYEFAQAVARCLAYMEQYVDEAGLATQEDIAMLEKLIQEFADELKNLGVTVEDLKRALGENSQAIKALEDRVALLEKYAEPVKVTGDFTATYTAYFPTDTDKTDAAWEDETNLYIAATINDYTTAGITLSAVNSLGYGDAPNVTADNFWLIYQKDEWFIQAGEIRQNMLGLGLVLGDYQPDDPDDDRDYDLDYEGFYVTYTPEDSDVLWKALGDLNEFYAVRAEWEHVGVMATWMPEGTEFYNVDSDLVVSADVWTDFDDSDVKLTVEGAYAALSGTYGVAGEIEIKASDDATITVDGHYITDGFTPADATTTTTSAFADDEMGFGVGASFILSGDEEGDDSWTLDLSYDWAAAISTGDMVTNEVEGTVTYVPFEAAKGETGVIHGLYDLMDSSFKVYGAYLNYPLDLDSENNEAYFSVRGQYDSANAEITAVGALAYEWIEEKTTLTVEGRYDSVTPAGVQPWSAMAEVAWEMADKTNLTLTYEIGTWEDEYDDNWTGNIVDNLGTFTAEISVSF, encoded by the coding sequence ATGAAGAAACTGCTCATTGCATTAGTACTCGTTTTGGCTTTAGCTATTCCGGCTTTGGCCAATCCTTTTGTAGATGTGCCCTTGAATCACTGGGCATATGATGCCGTTCAGACTCTGGCAGCCAAAGGCTGTGTTATCGGATATCCCGATGGGACCTTTGGTGGGAATCGAGCCTTGACCCGGTATGAATTTGCTCAAGCCGTGGCTCGTTGCTTGGCCTACATGGAACAGTATGTTGACGAAGCTGGTTTAGCCACTCAAGAAGACATTGCCATGCTTGAAAAACTGATCCAGGAATTTGCTGATGAACTGAAGAACCTCGGTGTCACCGTTGAAGACCTCAAAAGAGCTCTGGGTGAAAACAGCCAGGCCATCAAAGCCTTGGAAGACCGAGTCGCTCTTCTGGAAAAATACGCTGAACCAGTGAAAGTGACTGGTGATTTCACTGCCACTTACACTGCGTACTTCCCAACTGATACTGACAAAACCGATGCTGCTTGGGAAGATGAAACCAATCTCTACATCGCTGCCACCATCAATGACTACACCACAGCTGGAATCACCTTGAGTGCTGTCAATTCACTCGGCTATGGTGATGCTCCAAACGTCACGGCTGATAATTTCTGGTTGATCTACCAGAAAGACGAGTGGTTCATCCAAGCGGGTGAAATTCGTCAGAACATGCTCGGTCTCGGTTTGGTGCTCGGTGATTACCAACCAGACGATCCTGATGATGATCGGGATTATGACCTCGATTACGAAGGATTCTATGTCACCTATACCCCAGAAGATAGTGATGTATTGTGGAAAGCCTTGGGCGACCTCAACGAGTTCTATGCGGTTCGTGCAGAATGGGAACACGTTGGTGTGATGGCCACCTGGATGCCAGAAGGCACTGAATTCTATAACGTCGATAGCGATCTGGTAGTCAGTGCTGATGTCTGGACCGACTTTGATGATTCCGATGTCAAGCTCACCGTTGAAGGTGCCTATGCTGCTCTCTCGGGTACTTACGGTGTGGCTGGTGAAATTGAAATCAAAGCCTCAGATGATGCCACCATCACGGTTGATGGTCACTACATCACCGATGGGTTCACTCCGGCTGATGCGACCACTACCACCACCAGTGCCTTTGCTGATGATGAAATGGGCTTTGGTGTCGGTGCTAGCTTTATTCTCTCCGGAGATGAAGAAGGCGATGACAGCTGGACCTTGGATCTGTCCTACGACTGGGCAGCGGCTATTTCCACTGGCGACATGGTCACCAACGAAGTGGAAGGAACGGTGACCTACGTGCCCTTTGAAGCGGCCAAGGGTGAAACTGGAGTCATTCACGGTCTGTATGACTTGATGGATAGTAGCTTCAAGGTCTATGGTGCTTATTTGAACTACCCACTCGATCTTGACAGTGAAAACAACGAAGCCTACTTCAGCGTGAGAGGCCAATATGATTCAGCCAATGCTGAAATCACCGCAGTGGGTGCTTTGGCTTACGAATGGATCGAAGAAAAGACCACCCTCACCGTGGAAGGTCGTTACGACAGTGTCACACCAGCTGGTGTCCAGCCCTGGAGCGCAATGGCTGAAGTGGCCTGGGAAATGGCTGACAAAACCAATCTGACCTTGACCTATGAAATCGGGACCTGGGAAGATGAATACGACGATAACTGGACTGGGAATATTGTTGATAATCTTGGGACGTTCACTGCCGAAATCTCAGTCAGCTTCTAA